The following coding sequences are from one Sphingomonadaceae bacterium OTU29LAMAA1 window:
- a CDS encoding ferredoxin--NADP reductase: MTDVRSPITLPETKAFANVKVLWVRHWNDRLFSFAVERPASFRFRSGEFVMIGLPGEGEGAKPIMRAYSIASPHYAEELEFLSIKVEDGPLTSKLQLIEPGDEVYMGKKPTGTLVTDALVGGKRLFFFSTGTGLAPFLSLARDPDVYSMFDQVILVHSVRQVSDLAYHDELQARLADDPLVSDEAQQQFHYIPTVTREPFRTTGRIGDLIESAALFGDPVQGAKKLDPETDRIMLCGSMAMIRETAAMLDSIGFEEGSNAKAGTYVIERAFVD, encoded by the coding sequence ATGACCGATGTCCGTAGCCCAATAACCCTGCCCGAGACCAAGGCGTTCGCCAACGTCAAGGTGCTCTGGGTGCGCCATTGGAACGACCGGCTGTTCAGCTTCGCGGTCGAGCGGCCGGCGAGCTTCCGCTTCCGTTCGGGCGAATTCGTGATGATCGGGTTGCCGGGTGAGGGCGAGGGTGCGAAGCCGATCATGCGCGCCTATTCGATCGCGTCGCCGCATTATGCCGAGGAACTGGAGTTCCTGTCGATCAAGGTCGAGGACGGGCCGCTGACGTCGAAGCTTCAACTGATCGAGCCGGGCGACGAAGTGTATATGGGCAAGAAGCCGACGGGGACGCTGGTCACCGACGCTCTGGTCGGCGGCAAGCGGCTGTTCTTCTTCTCGACCGGCACCGGGCTTGCGCCGTTCCTGAGCCTCGCGCGCGATCCGGACGTGTACAGCATGTTCGATCAGGTCATTCTGGTGCATTCGGTGCGGCAGGTAAGCGATCTGGCCTATCACGACGAATTGCAGGCACGGCTGGCGGACGATCCGCTGGTGTCGGACGAGGCACAGCAGCAGTTCCACTATATTCCGACGGTGACGCGCGAACCGTTCCGCACCACCGGCCGCATCGGCGACCTGATCGAAAGCGCGGCGCTGTTCGGCGATCCGGTACAGGGTGCGAAGAAGCTCGATCCGGAAACCGACCGGATCATGCTTTGCGGAAGCATGGCTATGATCCGGGAAACGGCGGCGATGCTCGACTCGATCGGCTTCGAGGAAGGATCGAACGCCAAGGCCGGTACGTATGTGATCGAGCGGGCGTTCGTCGACTGA
- a CDS encoding PRC-barrel domain-containing protein codes for MSTDTQTAAATQLLVQSNIAHSLKVESRDGDQVGSVYALMVHKGTGRSTHAVLSLGGFLGMGKSFYPLPFELLQFDPVRDLYVVTIDRRILEGGPSWSNNAPVFDQAYADRVASYYGVSAANLTTG; via the coding sequence ATGTCGACCGACACCCAGACCGCCGCCGCCACCCAGTTGCTCGTCCAGTCGAATATCGCCCACTCGTTGAAGGTCGAGAGCCGGGACGGGGATCAGGTGGGATCGGTCTATGCGCTGATGGTGCACAAGGGCACGGGCCGATCGACGCATGCGGTGCTTAGCCTGGGCGGGTTCCTGGGCATGGGCAAGAGCTTCTATCCGTTGCCGTTTGAGCTGCTGCAATTCGACCCGGTGCGCGACCTGTACGTGGTGACGATCGACCGCCGCATATTGGAAGGCGGGCCGAGCTGGTCGAACAACGCGCCGGTGTTCGACCAAGCCTATGCCGATCGCGTGGCGAGCTATTACGGGGTGAGCGCGGCGAACCTGACGACGGGGTAA
- a CDS encoding acetyl-CoA C-acetyltransferase, whose translation MAEAYIVEAVRTAGGRRGGRLAGWHPADMAAAVLDAIIERSGIDPAAVEDVIMGCVSQGGEQGFQVGRGAVLASKLPTSVPAVTIDRQCGSSQQAIQFAAQAVMSGTQDVVIAAGVESMTRVPMGSTGALFAQAGLGKAKSPRQEVRFPDVQFSQFMGAEMIARRYGFDRAALDAYALESHRRAAAATQADVFRDEIVGLEVETPDGPALHDRDEGIRYDASPETIGAVKLLQEGGTITAANASQICDGSSAVLVVSEAALKTHGLTPLARIHNLTVTGGDPVIMLEEPLFATDKALRRAGMRIEDIDLYEVNEAFAPVPLAWLQHIGGDPARLNVNGGAIALGHPLGASGTKLMATLIHALHARGGRYGLQTMCEGGGIANVTIVERL comes from the coding sequence ATGGCGGAAGCCTATATCGTCGAGGCGGTGCGGACCGCCGGCGGGCGTCGCGGCGGACGGCTTGCGGGGTGGCACCCGGCGGACATGGCAGCGGCGGTGCTCGACGCGATCATCGAACGCAGCGGCATCGATCCCGCCGCGGTCGAGGACGTCATCATGGGCTGCGTCAGCCAGGGCGGCGAGCAGGGCTTTCAGGTCGGTCGCGGCGCGGTGCTCGCCTCGAAACTGCCGACCAGCGTCCCCGCCGTCACCATCGACCGCCAATGCGGATCGAGCCAGCAGGCGATCCAGTTCGCGGCGCAGGCGGTGATGAGCGGCACGCAAGACGTCGTCATCGCCGCGGGCGTGGAGAGCATGACCCGCGTACCGATGGGATCGACCGGCGCATTGTTCGCACAGGCGGGCCTCGGCAAGGCGAAGAGCCCGCGTCAGGAGGTGCGCTTCCCCGACGTCCAGTTCAGCCAGTTCATGGGCGCGGAGATGATCGCGCGCAGATACGGCTTCGATCGCGCGGCGCTCGACGCCTATGCGCTCGAAAGCCACCGCCGCGCCGCGGCCGCCACCCAGGCCGACGTGTTTCGGGACGAGATCGTCGGGCTGGAGGTGGAGACACCCGACGGCCCGGCACTGCACGACCGTGACGAGGGCATCCGTTACGACGCCTCGCCCGAGACGATCGGCGCGGTCAAGCTGCTACAGGAGGGCGGCACGATCACCGCCGCCAACGCCAGCCAGATCTGCGACGGATCGAGCGCGGTACTGGTGGTGAGCGAGGCGGCGCTGAAGACGCACGGCCTGACCCCGCTGGCGCGCATTCACAATCTGACCGTCACCGGCGGCGATCCCGTCATCATGCTCGAGGAACCGCTGTTCGCCACTGACAAGGCGCTGCGGCGCGCCGGCATGCGGATCGAGGACATCGACCTGTACGAGGTGAACGAGGCATTCGCACCGGTGCCGCTGGCATGGTTGCAGCATATCGGGGGCGACCCCGCGCGGCTCAACGTCAACGGCGGCGCGATCGCGCTCGGCCATCCGCTTGGCGCGAGTGGCACGAAGCTGATGGCGACCCTGATCCACGCGTTGCACGCGCGCGGCGGCCGCTACGGCCTCCAGACGATGTGCGAAGGCGGCGGCATCGCCAACGTCACGATCGTCGAGCGGCTCTGA
- a CDS encoding SDR family oxidoreductase, with amino-acid sequence MIITDTTAAIVTGGASGLGAATARALAAKGAKVAIFDLQCEKGEALAAEIGGVFCEVNVTSDDSVDAGFARAREAHGQESVLVCCAGTGNAVKTASRSKEDGSIKHFPLEAFNWLIQINLVGTFRCVAKSAAGMLTLTPGEHGERGAIVMTASVAAEDGQIGQAAYSASKGGVVGMTLPIARDLMSEGIRVNTILPGIFDTPLLQGAPQPVKDGLAASVPFPKRLGDPAEYAHLALTLIENGYFNGEDIRLDGGIRMAPR; translated from the coding sequence ATGATCATCACCGACACCACAGCCGCCATCGTCACCGGCGGTGCCTCCGGCCTCGGCGCCGCGACCGCCCGCGCGCTCGCCGCCAAGGGGGCAAAAGTCGCGATCTTCGACCTGCAATGCGAAAAGGGCGAGGCGCTCGCGGCCGAGATCGGCGGCGTCTTTTGCGAGGTCAACGTCACCAGCGACGACAGCGTCGATGCCGGCTTTGCCCGCGCTCGCGAGGCGCACGGTCAGGAATCGGTGCTGGTCTGCTGCGCCGGAACCGGCAACGCGGTGAAAACCGCCAGCCGCTCGAAAGAAGACGGCAGTATCAAGCACTTCCCTCTGGAAGCGTTCAACTGGCTCATCCAGATCAATCTCGTCGGGACGTTCCGCTGCGTCGCCAAGTCGGCGGCGGGGATGCTGACGCTGACGCCGGGCGAGCACGGCGAGCGCGGTGCGATCGTCATGACCGCCAGCGTCGCGGCGGAGGACGGCCAGATTGGTCAGGCCGCCTATTCCGCGTCGAAGGGGGGCGTCGTCGGCATGACCCTGCCGATCGCGCGCGACCTGATGAGCGAAGGCATCCGGGTGAACACGATCCTGCCCGGCATCTTCGACACACCGCTGCTGCAAGGCGCTCCGCAGCCGGTCAAGGACGGGCTCGCCGCCAGCGTCCCCTTCCCGAAGCGACTGGGCGATCCGGCGGAATATGCCCACCTCGCCTTGACGCTGATCGAAAACGGCTATTTCAACGGCGAGGATATCCGCCTCGACGGTGGGATCAGGATGGCGCCGCGCTGA
- a CDS encoding DUF2501 domain-containing protein, whose translation MRIIPDGSDPAMKTFLAAALLIAPAVAIAQTGTSPTPAAGATASAPRGGGLLGQAGSLLGGGLPQIGSIGAGNAAGLLSYCVKNRLLAATGNGTGAAGVLGRLTGKKDVRTLPGYEAGQAGQVQTPAGSSLSLDTLRGQVKGQVCNLVLNRARTFL comes from the coding sequence ATGCGGATCATTCCCGACGGATCGGACCCTGCCATGAAGACGTTCCTCGCCGCCGCGCTGCTGATCGCGCCGGCTGTCGCCATTGCACAGACCGGCACCAGCCCTACGCCGGCTGCAGGCGCCACGGCATCGGCGCCGCGTGGCGGCGGGTTGCTGGGGCAGGCGGGAAGCTTGCTGGGCGGCGGATTGCCGCAGATCGGGTCGATCGGCGCGGGCAATGCTGCGGGATTGCTGAGCTATTGCGTCAAGAACAGGCTGCTCGCTGCGACCGGTAATGGAACGGGTGCGGCCGGCGTGCTCGGCCGGTTGACCGGCAAGAAGGATGTGCGGACCTTGCCCGGATATGAGGCTGGACAGGCTGGGCAGGTGCAGACGCCGGCGGGATCGTCGCTGTCGCTCGATACGCTGCGCGGACAGGTGAAGGGACAGGTGTGCAACCTGGTGCTGAACCGGGCGCGGACGTTCCTCTGA
- a CDS encoding fumarate hydratase, whose translation MPTVTIRPADLIESVADALQFISYYHPMDYIRALGEAYEAEQSPAAKDAIAQILTNSRMCAEGHRPICQDTGIVTVFVKWGQDCRLDGDESLQQVIDEGVRRAYLHPENKLRASILADPAFTRRNTKDNTPSVLHVEMVPGSKVSVDVAAKGGGSENKSKFKMMNPSDSIVDWVLEMIPQMGAGWCPPGMLGIGIGGTAEKAMLLAKESLMGAIDMGQLKARGPRNDIEALRIELMDKVNALGIGAQGLGGLSTVLDVKILDWPTHAASKPVAMIPNCAATRHAHFTLDGTGPVYLEAPKLSEWPQVNWTPDKAAIRVDLDTLTPDVVATWQHGDRLLLNGKMLTGRDAAHKRIADMLAKGEALPVDFAGRVIYYVGPVDPVGEEVVGPAGPTTATRMDKFTRMMLDQGLLAMVGKAERGPDATKAIAEGKSAYLMAVGGAAYLVARAIKGSKVVGFEDLGMEAIYEFEVSDFPVTVAVDSEGKNVHQLAPLVWRDKIAREGLLTPA comes from the coding sequence GTGCCGACCGTGACCATCCGCCCCGCCGACCTGATCGAGAGCGTCGCCGACGCGTTGCAATTCATCAGTTACTACCACCCGATGGATTACATCCGCGCGCTCGGCGAGGCGTATGAGGCGGAGCAGAGCCCGGCGGCGAAGGACGCGATCGCGCAGATCCTGACCAACAGCCGGATGTGCGCCGAGGGGCATCGACCGATCTGCCAGGACACCGGCATCGTCACCGTCTTCGTCAAATGGGGACAGGACTGCCGGCTGGACGGCGATGAGAGCCTGCAACAGGTGATCGACGAGGGCGTACGCCGTGCCTACCTGCACCCCGAGAACAAGCTGCGCGCGTCGATTCTGGCCGATCCCGCCTTCACCCGCCGCAATACGAAGGACAATACGCCGAGCGTCCTGCACGTCGAGATGGTGCCGGGATCGAAGGTGTCGGTGGACGTCGCCGCGAAGGGCGGCGGGTCGGAGAACAAGTCGAAGTTCAAGATGATGAACCCCAGCGATTCGATCGTCGACTGGGTGCTGGAGATGATCCCGCAGATGGGCGCGGGCTGGTGCCCGCCCGGCATGCTGGGCATCGGCATCGGCGGCACCGCGGAAAAGGCGATGCTGCTCGCCAAGGAATCGCTGATGGGCGCGATCGACATGGGCCAGTTGAAGGCGCGCGGGCCGCGCAACGACATCGAGGCGCTACGCATCGAGCTGATGGACAAGGTGAATGCGCTCGGCATCGGCGCGCAGGGGCTCGGCGGGCTGTCGACCGTGCTCGACGTCAAGATCCTCGACTGGCCGACGCATGCGGCGTCGAAGCCCGTCGCGATGATACCCAATTGCGCCGCGACCCGGCATGCGCATTTCACGCTCGACGGGACCGGCCCGGTGTATCTGGAGGCGCCGAAGCTGAGCGAATGGCCGCAGGTGAACTGGACGCCCGACAAGGCGGCGATCCGCGTCGACCTCGACACGCTGACGCCCGACGTGGTGGCGACGTGGCAGCATGGCGACCGGCTGCTGCTCAACGGCAAGATGCTGACCGGGCGCGATGCGGCGCACAAGCGGATCGCCGACATGCTGGCAAAGGGCGAGGCCTTGCCGGTCGATTTCGCGGGCCGCGTGATCTATTATGTTGGGCCGGTCGATCCGGTCGGCGAAGAGGTCGTCGGGCCGGCGGGTCCGACCACCGCCACGCGGATGGACAAGTTCACCCGCATGATGCTGGATCAGGGCCTGCTGGCGATGGTCGGCAAGGCCGAGCGCGGCCCCGATGCGACGAAGGCGATCGCGGAGGGCAAGTCGGCGTATCTGATGGCGGTCGGCGGCGCTGCCTATCTGGTTGCCCGCGCCATCAAAGGAAGCAAGGTCGTCGGGTTCGAGGATCTGGGGATGGAGGCGATCTACGAATTCGAGGTCAGCGATTTCCCGGTGACCGTCGCGGTGGATAGCGAGGGCAAGAACGTCCACCAGCTCGCCCCGCTCGTCTGGCGGGACAAGATCGCGCGCGAGGGGTTGCTGACGCCGGCGTGA
- a CDS encoding EAL domain-containing protein, with translation MPKSVSRSLPDTGLSPAAILRLLALRDDHDDPDAQAHALRLFSVAAIWPFALVAQSVACAVLLGAALAQSHALAIAELGGTIALALLVACAAYAVLMTPWSREWAPHIRTRCLALAASGTAAALSSLLWASTKLPMGPVQLGCFVAVAGAIGITTIALHPVRAATLGFGTGLVLMLPILSERLLPSTVAFVFLICLGIATIRLARLDARAAHARAAEASEGRLAAKMIAEFEGHGTGWFWESDRQGRLTYLSDKVAADLRSDGDEPVSRLLTDVFRMDSAAPGTERTLAFHLSSRTSFSDYTVCAAGRRIENAETDRWWSISGRPVVDDLGRFQGFIGSGSDLTEKRKSDAEITRLALFDGLTGLANRQRMRHSLDKTLLQQRVGPFRPTSLFLMDLDRFKAVNDTLGHQAGDALLKQVAQRLERVVADACVVGGLVGRLGGDEFQVLLPGIDNRDSLATLAKELIGSLSQPYFIAGASVTIGCSIGIAIAPQHGEDAEELIRNADLALYAAKADGRGVHRFYSDEMLAGAKSRKALEDDMRDALGTGGFHLAYQPVVSTLSTEIVGYEALLRWNHPTRGAISPADFIPVAEECGLIEALGEWVMRTACDEAIRWPREVRVAVNVSPIQFANPAFPTLVTSALAHSGLPPHRLELEITEGVFLDESGSTDAMFKALKAIGVRLALDDFGTGYSSLGYLRNAPFDKIKIDQSFVRGAAQPGNRNAAIIRAIVTLADTLGMETTAEGVEIQDEIDLVRDLGCSHIQGYVYGRGVVADEVMVQLGGAAQAAPVGHKTSRAPRTKMLRSARMAIGRNEGDVRIRNISTSGAMIDGIAVDGHAVGLDVLIELVEDQMFSARIAWAKDGKAGLQFVEPFNLDRLNHPQLGRVQRRAV, from the coding sequence ATGCCGAAATCGGTCTCACGCTCCCTACCGGACACGGGTCTGTCCCCGGCCGCGATCCTGCGCCTGCTCGCCTTGCGCGACGATCACGACGATCCCGATGCACAGGCGCATGCCTTGCGCTTGTTCAGCGTCGCGGCGATCTGGCCGTTCGCGCTCGTGGCACAGTCGGTGGCCTGCGCCGTGCTGCTCGGCGCCGCGCTCGCGCAGTCGCACGCGCTGGCGATCGCCGAACTCGGCGGCACCATCGCCCTCGCCTTGCTCGTCGCCTGTGCCGCTTATGCCGTGCTCATGACGCCATGGTCCCGCGAATGGGCCCCGCACATCCGCACCCGCTGCCTTGCGCTCGCGGCCAGCGGCACCGCGGCTGCGCTGTCGTCGCTGCTCTGGGCCTCGACGAAGCTGCCGATGGGACCGGTCCAGCTCGGATGCTTCGTCGCCGTTGCCGGCGCGATCGGCATCACCACGATCGCCTTGCACCCGGTCCGGGCCGCGACTCTGGGCTTCGGCACCGGATTGGTGCTCATGCTGCCGATCCTGTCGGAACGGCTCCTGCCCTCGACGGTCGCCTTCGTCTTCCTCATCTGTCTGGGTATCGCCACGATCCGCCTCGCACGTCTCGATGCGCGTGCGGCGCACGCCCGTGCCGCCGAGGCGAGCGAAGGCCGGCTCGCCGCCAAGATGATCGCCGAATTCGAAGGACATGGTACCGGCTGGTTCTGGGAATCCGATCGCCAGGGGCGCCTGACCTATCTGTCGGACAAGGTCGCCGCCGATCTGCGCAGCGACGGTGACGAACCCGTCAGCCGCCTGCTGACCGATGTCTTTCGCATGGACAGCGCGGCGCCCGGCACCGAACGGACGCTCGCCTTCCATCTGTCGTCGCGCACCTCCTTCTCCGATTATACGGTCTGTGCCGCCGGCCGCCGGATCGAGAATGCGGAGACCGACCGGTGGTGGTCGATATCCGGCCGCCCCGTCGTCGACGATCTCGGCCGGTTCCAGGGTTTCATCGGATCGGGCAGCGACCTGACCGAAAAGCGCAAGTCGGATGCCGAGATCACGCGCCTCGCGCTGTTCGACGGTCTGACCGGGCTCGCCAATCGCCAGCGCATGCGGCACAGCCTCGACAAGACGCTGCTCCAGCAGCGGGTCGGCCCGTTCCGGCCGACGTCGCTGTTCCTGATGGACCTCGACCGGTTCAAGGCGGTCAACGACACATTGGGTCATCAGGCCGGCGATGCGTTGCTCAAACAGGTCGCACAGCGACTGGAACGTGTGGTCGCCGATGCCTGCGTGGTCGGTGGTCTGGTCGGACGCCTCGGCGGCGACGAATTCCAGGTACTGCTGCCCGGCATCGATAATCGCGATTCGCTGGCGACGCTGGCGAAGGAGCTGATCGGCTCGCTGTCGCAGCCCTATTTCATTGCCGGCGCATCGGTCACCATCGGCTGTTCGATCGGCATCGCCATCGCGCCGCAACATGGCGAGGACGCCGAGGAGCTGATCCGCAACGCCGATCTCGCGCTCTACGCCGCCAAGGCGGACGGACGGGGCGTGCACCGCTTCTATTCCGACGAGATGCTGGCAGGCGCCAAGAGCCGCAAGGCGCTGGAAGACGACATGCGCGACGCGCTTGGCACCGGCGGTTTCCATCTCGCCTATCAGCCCGTCGTGTCGACCCTGTCGACCGAGATCGTCGGCTATGAAGCGCTGCTCCGCTGGAATCATCCGACCCGCGGCGCGATCTCTCCCGCCGATTTCATCCCGGTCGCCGAGGAATGCGGGCTGATCGAGGCATTGGGCGAATGGGTGATGCGCACCGCCTGCGACGAGGCGATACGCTGGCCGCGCGAGGTTCGCGTCGCGGTGAACGTCTCGCCGATCCAGTTCGCCAATCCCGCCTTCCCGACCCTGGTCACCTCCGCGCTCGCGCACAGCGGCCTGCCGCCGCACCGGCTCGAACTCGAGATTACCGAGGGCGTCTTCCTCGACGAATCGGGTTCGACCGATGCGATGTTCAAGGCGCTGAAGGCGATCGGCGTCCGCCTCGCACTCGACGATTTCGGCACCGGCTATTCCAGCCTTGGCTACCTGCGCAACGCCCCGTTCGACAAGATCAAGATCGACCAGAGCTTCGTGCGCGGCGCCGCGCAGCCGGGTAACCGCAACGCAGCGATCATCCGTGCGATCGTCACGCTGGCCGATACGCTGGGCATGGAAACGACGGCCGAGGGCGTCGAGATCCAGGACGAGATCGATCTGGTCCGCGACCTGGGTTGCAGCCACATTCAAGGCTATGTCTACGGCCGCGGCGTCGTCGCGGACGAGGTGATGGTGCAACTGGGTGGCGCCGCGCAGGCCGCGCCCGTCGGCCACAAGACCAGCCGTGCGCCGCGGACCAAGATGTTGCGCTCCGCCCGCATGGCGATCGGCCGCAACGAAGGCGACGTGCGCATCCGCAACATCTCGACCAGCGGCGCGATGATCGACGGTATTGCCGTCGACGGCCATGCTGTCGGCCTCGATGTCCTGATCGAACTGGTCGAGGATCAGATGTTCAGCGCCCGGATCGCCTGGGCGAAGGACGGCAAGGCGGGGTTGCAATTCGTCGAACCGTTCAACCTCGACCGGCTCAACCATCCGCAACTCGGCCGGGTGCAGCGGCGCGCGGTCTGA
- the uvrB gene encoding excinuclease ABC subunit UvrB, whose product MAIQIRTSLAEPETGENFVPHRPARPAKVEGGRPFKLVSEYSPSGDQPTAIAELTATARAGEKDQVLLGVTGSGKTFTMAKVIEELQRPALILAPNKILAAQLYGEFKSFFPENAVEYFVSYYDYYQPEAYVPRSDTYIEKESSTNESIDRMRHSATRSLLERDDCIIVASVSCLYGIGSVETYSAMIFDLKKGTAVDQREIVRKLVALQYKRNDAAFARGNFRVKGDTLEIFPSHYEDSAWRISFFGDDIEDITEFDPLTGKKVASLNSVRVYANSHYVTPGPTLKQAGDAIKHELAERLKELVAEGKLLEAQRLEQRTNFDLEMIAATGSCAGIENYSRFLTGRLPGEPPPTLFEYLPENAVLFVDESHQTVPQIGAMARGDHRRKITLAEYGFRLPSCIDNRPLRFNEWDAMRPQTVSVSATPGNWEMEQTGGVFAEQVIRPTGLIDPPVEIKPVEEQVQDLIQECHKTTALGYRTLVTTLTKRMSEDLTEYMHEAGIKVRYMHSDVETLERIELIRDLRLGVYDVLIGINLLREGLDIPECGLVAILDADKEGFLRSETSLIQTIGRAARNVDGRVILYADRITGSMERAMNETARRREKQEEYNTLHGITPTTIKRNIGDIIAHVSQGDQVTIPIDEDRPHMVGHNLRAYIEDLEKKMRKAASDLEFEEAGRLRDEIRQLENEELGLPVDEQKAPIMGRSNEGKPGTRKTRYGKEQKMRMGGRRGR is encoded by the coding sequence ATGGCCATCCAGATCCGCACCAGCCTCGCCGAACCTGAAACCGGCGAGAACTTTGTCCCCCACCGCCCCGCCCGCCCCGCGAAGGTGGAGGGCGGCCGCCCGTTCAAGCTGGTGAGCGAGTACAGCCCATCGGGCGACCAGCCGACGGCCATCGCCGAACTGACCGCGACGGCGCGCGCCGGCGAAAAGGATCAGGTGCTGCTCGGCGTCACCGGATCGGGCAAGACCTTCACCATGGCCAAGGTGATCGAGGAGCTTCAGCGCCCGGCGCTGATCCTCGCCCCCAACAAGATCCTCGCGGCGCAGCTCTACGGCGAGTTCAAAAGCTTCTTCCCCGAGAATGCCGTCGAATATTTCGTCAGCTATTACGATTACTACCAGCCCGAGGCCTACGTGCCGCGGTCGGACACCTATATCGAGAAGGAATCCTCGACCAACGAATCGATCGACCGAATGCGCCATTCGGCAACGCGGTCGCTGTTGGAACGCGACGATTGCATTATCGTCGCCTCGGTCTCGTGCCTGTACGGTATCGGCTCGGTCGAAACCTATTCGGCGATGATCTTCGACCTCAAGAAAGGCACCGCCGTCGATCAGCGCGAGATCGTGCGCAAGCTGGTCGCCCTCCAATACAAGCGCAACGACGCCGCCTTCGCTCGCGGCAACTTCCGCGTGAAGGGCGACACGCTCGAAATCTTCCCGTCGCACTATGAAGACAGCGCGTGGCGGATCAGCTTCTTCGGCGACGATATCGAGGATATCACCGAATTCGATCCGCTAACCGGCAAGAAGGTCGCGAGCCTCAACAGCGTCCGCGTCTACGCCAACAGCCATTACGTCACGCCCGGCCCGACGCTCAAGCAGGCTGGCGACGCGATCAAGCACGAACTCGCCGAACGCCTCAAGGAACTGGTCGCCGAGGGTAAACTCCTCGAAGCCCAGCGCCTCGAACAGCGCACCAACTTCGACCTCGAGATGATCGCCGCCACCGGATCGTGCGCAGGCATCGAGAATTACAGCCGCTTCCTCACCGGTCGCCTGCCCGGCGAACCGCCCCCCACGCTGTTCGAATACCTGCCCGAAAACGCCGTGCTGTTCGTCGACGAAAGCCACCAGACCGTGCCGCAGATCGGCGCGATGGCGCGCGGCGATCACCGTCGCAAGATCACGCTCGCCGAATACGGCTTCCGCCTGCCGTCGTGCATCGACAACCGGCCGCTGCGCTTCAACGAATGGGACGCGATGCGCCCGCAGACGGTCAGCGTCTCGGCGACGCCCGGCAATTGGGAGATGGAGCAGACCGGCGGCGTCTTCGCCGAACAGGTCATCCGCCCCACCGGCCTGATCGACCCGCCTGTCGAGATCAAGCCGGTCGAGGAGCAGGTGCAGGACCTGATCCAGGAATGCCACAAGACCACGGCGCTCGGCTATCGCACTTTGGTGACGACGCTCACCAAGCGCATGTCCGAAGACCTCACCGAATATATGCACGAAGCGGGCATCAAGGTCCGCTACATGCACAGCGACGTCGAGACGCTGGAACGTATCGAGCTGATCCGCGACCTGCGCCTCGGCGTGTACGACGTGCTCATCGGCATCAACCTGCTGCGCGAGGGATTGGACATTCCCGAATGCGGGCTGGTCGCGATCCTCGACGCCGACAAGGAAGGCTTCCTGCGTTCCGAAACCTCGCTGATCCAGACGATCGGCCGCGCCGCACGCAACGTCGACGGCCGCGTCATCCTCTACGCCGACCGGATCACCGGCAGCATGGAGCGGGCGATGAACGAAACCGCCCGCCGCCGTGAAAAGCAGGAGGAATACAACACCCTCCACGGCATCACGCCGACGACGATCAAGCGCAACATCGGCGACATCATCGCCCACGTCAGCCAGGGCGATCAGGTCACCATCCCGATCGACGAGGACCGCCCGCACATGGTCGGTCACAATTTGCGTGCCTATATCGAGGACCTCGAGAAGAAGATGCGCAAGGCGGCATCCGACCTCGAATTCGAGGAAGCCGGCCGCCTCCGCGACGAAATCCGCCAGTTGGAGAACGAGGAACTCGGCCTCCCCGTCGACGAACAGAAAGCACCCATCATGGGCCGCAGCAACGAAGGCAAACCCGGCACCCGCAAGACCCGCTACGGCAAGGAACAGAAGATGCGGATGGGCGGACGCCGCGGACGGTAG
- a CDS encoding opsin-5 family protein — MVDRPESDGIDPRRTSWGRLVGDHDRIARQCGALVALTRRDDRPAEDVTVALLELTVSVADHLGVEDQVIDMTTVAIRGGTSPDHAAAMADELEALKSDWTAFIVRWNPTAVVAQWDAFAEDAAAMLPRLVAQVKRENELLYTAALRHGVIDAGHATRH, encoded by the coding sequence ATGGTCGATCGACCCGAAAGCGATGGCATCGACCCTCGCCGCACCTCATGGGGCCGGCTGGTGGGCGATCACGATCGCATCGCCCGTCAATGCGGTGCTCTCGTCGCGCTCACCCGGCGCGACGATCGTCCGGCAGAGGATGTGACCGTCGCCCTGCTCGAATTGACGGTGTCGGTGGCGGATCATCTGGGCGTCGAGGATCAGGTGATCGACATGACCACCGTCGCGATCCGCGGCGGCACCTCGCCGGATCATGCCGCGGCGATGGCCGACGAGCTGGAGGCGCTGAAGAGCGACTGGACCGCCTTCATCGTTCGCTGGAACCCGACGGCGGTCGTCGCGCAGTGGGATGCGTTCGCTGAAGATGCCGCGGCGATGCTTCCCCGCCTGGTGGCGCAGGTCAAGCGCGAGAACGAGCTGCTCTACACCGCGGCGCTGCGTCATGGCGTCATCGACGCCGGCCACGCCACCCGCCACTGA